The Brassica napus cultivar Da-Ae chromosome C1, Da-Ae, whole genome shotgun sequence DNA segment CGGTAATCATGAAAAAGAAGGAGAAACGCTAAGGAACCCAACatctttcttatcttttaataatatgattagGGATGCGGGATTACTGGAATTCCCAGCCAGAGGAAATAGGATGTCCTGGcaaggaagaagaagtaaaAGATCGGTTAAGTGTCGGTTGGACCGAGCATTGACCAATGAAGATTGACATGCACTTTTTCCATGTTCTTTCACAGAATACTTAGGAATGGTGAGTTCTGACCATAGACTAGTGGTGGCTTACTTGGACAATAAAATACAGCGGCGACAAGGACAATTCCGTTTTGATAAAAGGTGGATTGGACATGAGGGTTTATTGGATTCAATTGAGAGGGGTTGGGGAGAATCGGCAGCGAAGAATTCGGGGGGTTTCAtatcaaaaattattaattgccGACATGAGATTTCCACATGGCGTAAAAATAACCTACCATATGGGAAGGAAAAAATCAGTGAGCTGCAACAAGCGCTGGAAGAAGTTCAAAACGATAATAGTAGAACTCAAGAGGAAATCTTGGATGTTTCGAGGAAATTGCAGGAAGCGTATAAAGACGAGGAAAAGTATTGGCAACAAAAAAATCGTAATATGTGGCATACTTCAGGAGATTTGAATACAAAGTTCTATCATGCACTGATAAAACAACACCGGGCTCGTAATAGAATTGTTGGCCTATATGATACGAATGGTGAATGGATTATTAAGGAACAAGGTGTAGAGAAGGTAGCAGTAgattattttggagatttgttcCAGACAGCCTCTCCTACAGAGTTTGATGGTTTTTTGGAAGAGATTATACCTACGATTACTCCTCAGATGAATCAGCGGTCAAATCCGGCTTGCAACTAAGGAGGAAGTACGTCAAgctttgtttatgatgcatTCGGAAAAAGCCCCAGGACCGGATGGGATGACGGCTCTTTTCTTTCAGCTCTCTtggcatataataaaaaaggatCTACTGGAAATGGTTAATGATTTTTTGTCATCAGGGATCCTAGATACAAGGTTAAATATGACGAATATTTGTTTAATCCCTAAAACGGATAGACCTACGAGAATGACTGAACTCAGACCTATCAGTTTATGTAATGTAGGATATAAGATTATATCGAATGTCTTATGTCAGAGGTTGAAGGTGTGCCTTCCTTCTCTTATCTCGGAAACACAATCGGCCTTTGTGCCGGGAAGGCTGATCTCGGATAACATACTTATAGCTCAGGAGATGTTCCATGGATTGAGGACTAATAATGCGTGTAAGGACAAATTTATGGCCATAAAAACGGATTTGGGTAAAGCTTATGATAGAGTTGAATGGATTTTCATTCAACAACTTCTATCTAAAATGGGTTTTGATCACCATTGGATACAACTGATGATGGAATGTATTTCCTCAGTACAATATAGAGTGTTATTAAATGGGCAACCGAAAGGAAATATAATTCCACAGCGAGGGCTTCGTCAGGGGGATCCTCTTTCTCCTTATCTATTTATTATGTGCACGGAAGCGCTGGTAGCGAATATTAAAAAGGTGGAGAGGGAGAAACATCTGACGGGTATAAAAGTGGCTAGGGCTTGCCCTTCGATATCCCATTTACTCTTTGCAGATGATAGCCTCTTCTTCTGCaaagcaaaaaaagaagaatgccAGGACTATTCTGCGGATTCTTAAGGAATATGAAATGGTATCAGGTCAGcagataaattttgaaaaatcttcGATTCAGTTTGGGCATAAGGTCGAGGAAGACTTAAGGCAGGATGTACAAGACATTTTGGGAATACATAATCTAGGTGGAATGGGATCATACCTGGGAATACCTGAGAGTTTGGAAGGTTCAAAGATACAAGTCTTTGGTTTTGTTCAAGAGAGATTAAATAACAGGGTCAATGGATGGACTTTCAAGTTTTTCACTAAAGGGGGTAAAGAAGTGATTATAAAATCAGTGGTAACAGCTCTGCCAAACCATGTAATGGGATGTTATCGTATTCTGAAAATGCTGATGAAAAAACTGACAAGCGCAGTGGCACGGTTTTTGTGGAGTCCAGGAGGTAATACTAGAGGGATGCATTGGAAATCTTGGGATAAAATCTGTGTGCCTAAGGATGAAGGAGGTTTGGGTTTTAAAGACCTTACATATTTGAATACGGGAATGCTTGGGAAACAATTCTGGAGATTAATTGAGAAACCGAACACTTTATTTGCACGAGTGTTCAAAGGAAGGTATttcaggaatgcttcacccctatAACCAATTAGATCTTACTCTTCATCTTATGGCTGGCGTAGTATTGTctcagctagatctctggttagcaaaagactaatcaaaagggtgggatcaagatcatctatttcagtatggaatgacCCTTGGCTCCCATCCAcccgcccgagaccagcaaacaaaaatcaaaacaacCTTTACCCGGATCTTACGGTGGATTCTCTTATTGATGAAACATTAAGAACAAGGAATTCACAGGTTATCAGGACTTTGGTGGACCCGAACGATGTGCAGATAATGTAGAGTATACCTTTAAGACGGTTTCGAACAGCAGATCGGGATGGATGGTATTTTACAAAGAATGGTAGatacacggttaaatcaggCTATGAAGTGGAGCGAGTGTATCCAGATAAAGTTAGGGCACTAACAGAGTATGGTCCATCAGTTTCGTTATTGAAAGCACACTGCTGGAAAGTGCGATGTCCACCtaagttaaaacattttctttggcaACTGGTCATAGGTTGCATAGCGGTAAAGAAAAATCTACGTTCACGAGGAATTCAAGGGGATACGATATGTGCACGATGTGGAGCACCTGAGGAATCCATAAATCATGTCTTTTTTGAATGCCCTCCGGCAATTCAGGTCTGGGCACTTTCACGGATTCCGTCTAACCCATATATTTTTTCCCTTCATTCACTTTTTCcaaatatggatcatttattttggagaGTGTCTCCGGCAATGGAAGATCACCATTTTGCATGGAttctatggtatatatggaaaggaaCAAACAACAAGGTTTTTAGCAATTTGGATATTGACCTCCGCGATACTCTCAAGTTGGCGGAAACAGAGTCGGTCCTCTGGGCTGAGGCGCAAATTAATCATGCACATAGATCTGATCAGATCCGATCGGTAGTGAATGCGTCGGTCCCCACTATCCTCAGTAGATGGTGCTTTACggatggatcatggaaagaACATGATAGATATTCGGGACGAGGATGGTGTAGTACTTTGGAAGGATTTGATAGTTTGATGGGAGCAAAGAATACTAGAGTGTGTCAATCACCCCTTCATTCGGAGATAGAGGCGCTCATTTGGGCAATgaaatgtatgaggaatttaagACAGTATACTGTTACTTTTGcgacggattgttctcagttggtgaagatggtttctgaACCTGAAGAATTACCCGCATTTGCAAGTTatctggaagatatcaagatctTGCAAAGAAGTTTTCACAGCTCAGAGCTCATCTATATACCAAGGACGTTAAATTCAAgagcggatagtctagcacgcagtaCAAAAAAGTAACCCTCGTTTGTAGTCCATATGGATGCGGAGCTACCAGTTTGGTTTACATAGTCTATATGAGTTTGTTtttgttgctgacaaaaaaatatattttaatttaatttaaactaataataattattaatacgtaattacaaaataaaagatgtaaaacaaaacaaaaatatggaaaataaaaatggtagggtagggtgttgaattttattaaacaaatcatTTTAGAGTATAAAAAATGAATGGTGTTAAATTATTAGGTGGTAGATAGATAAACTgatgtgaaagaaatagaagatGATGTGGAGGGTGTTGTGTGTTGAATCTATTGTATATAGTCTTATAAAGAAAatgcttttaaaaattatcaaaattttggtaaAAAGAAAATGAGGAAAATGTTTACCTACATCGTCTCAAACCAAAACTTGAGTCCCACATGCATACTCTCATTACGTTTTTTAACACTTATTCTCGTTACTTTTTACTATATGATGTTGCcttatttaatatttcataCGTTCCTTTAAgaaaaatgttttagaaaaaaatattttacaaagatatattttttgtaatttctaaattttattgaaaatttattaaaaattaataattacaatattatatatatatttattatactgatttaatgtgttttaatatgtatgtaaatactaaaaatctatctttgtgaaacataggtaatatttttttggtataagAGACTAAGAGTCTAACTGGTgaccaaaaaaagaataataataatgcattctttaatgtttctaattttttttaccatttataaagaggtttttttgtttttatttttttactgtaAAACAATATAGAACAAATTTGTTCCTCGTTAATTTGATGAATAATTATTCCTATCAACTATTCTCTTtcatttctataattttattcctatcaatttttttttttttgtgttcacAAGGTTATCGTGATAGTTACCGGTTAGATACTAATACTTTAGTCTTATACAATATGTGTAGTATTattacatttctttttttttaaaatgtttttgtgCAGAATTGTTGGTATCATTTTAATATTGTGGGCCTTAATTGACGGGGTTATGAACATCGTGATTGGAACAAATGAATTGTCGCCgtgaataacaaaaaaaaaatgtattggtCGACAAACAATATGTATGCACCTAGCAGCTAATAATGCAAATATATTCGAGtttataaatgttatttatGTTCAAAACACTTTGGTTCGGTTCAACTGAATCGTATACGGTTTTGTATCACGAAAAAGGTAAGAGTCCGGTTAAAATCCGACGATGATCTTATCCATTTAAgatagagaaagaagaagaagaagaaggtgctAGAACAATATTTTCGAAatcgaaacaaaagaaaaagacacaGACTTTAATCAAAACACTTGCTTCCTTCCATACCTAAACCAAATCACACTCTTTGTCTCCTCTCTCTCGCAGATCGTAAAGGTATGGATGCGACGAAGCTTAGCGAACTCAAGCTCTTCATCGAGCAGTGCAAGTCTGACCCTTCCCTTCTCTCTACACCTTCCCTCTCCTTCTTCCGCGACTATCTCCACAGGTTCTGAACCCTCCTACGCTTCGATCTAATCTGTTTGTATCTGTCGTGGTTGAGATTCAAAAGTTTTGATCTTTGTGGCTCTGTTTACTTGTTCGTGTGTTATATATACTGATCTCTCGTGGGATTGTTAGACCCTTTCCTCTCTTGTTGAAGAAAGGTCCTGTCTTTTGATCCGTGAGGGTACTCTGCTTTGTGTTGTCTCTTTCAGTCTTGGTGCTAAGATTCCCACTGCTGGTAATGAAGAACACAAAGACTCCAAAGCGGTATATCATCATTACTTTTGGTTGAAGTTCGTTTGCGTGCGTGTGTGTTTGAttgatttgtttctgttttaaaCAGAGGAGTTTCGTAGTGGAAGAAGAGAGTGATGATGATATGGAGGAAACTGAAGAAGAGGACGAGATTGTTGAATCTGATGTGGAGCTTGAAGGAGACACTGTTGAACCTGATAATGATCCTCCTCAGAAGGTAGTAAGCAATATATGATTTACTAGCTCTTCTCTCTGCTTAATATCTCTTTTTAACTCCTTTTGCTTTAGATGGGTGATGCATCAGTGGAAGTGACCGATGAGAACCGCGAAGCTGCTCAAGAAGCTAAGGGCAAAGCCATGGAGGCTCTCTCTGAAGGAAACTTTGATGAAGCAATTGAGCATTTGACTCAGGCGATAACGTTGAACCCTGCATCAGCTATTATGTATGGAAACAGAGGTGAGACTTCAAGTTGATTCTCTTCTTTTAACTATTAACGAGTCTCTGTGCTCAACTTTTCTTAAGTATTGTGGTTTCAGCTAGTGTCTACATTAAGCTGAAGAAGCCAAACGCTGCTATTCGAGACGCATACGCTGCTTTGGAGGTATAATTTTTCTCAggagctttgttttttttttctaatgatGATGATAGCTAAAGCTTTCTGCGTTTGGGGATTGCAGATTAACCCTGATTCTGCCAAGGGATACAAGGCGCGAGGCATGGCTCGTGCCATGCTTGGAGAATGGGCAGAGGCTGCAAAAGACCTTCACCTTGCGTCTACCATAGACTATGATGAGGAAATAAGCGCTGTACTCAAGAAGgtattgattcttttttttgaatttcataAACAAAGCATTAGTGTAAGTTTTCTGATGGTCATTGTCTTGAAATAATTTATTAGGTTGAGCCAAATGCTCATAAGCTTGAGGAGCATCGTAGGAAGTATGACAGACTACGGAAGGAAAGAGATGACAAGAAGGCTGCACGTGATAGACAACGTCGCCGCGCTGAAGCTCAGGTATAGCTTTGTTAGACCATGATAGTATCAGTTAGTTAGCTAAATGTGGGTTTAATTGGATAAtcatgttttagtttttgtctAATTATCTTGGGCTTATCCATGTATCTTTTTCTGTCCTGTAAGGCTGCCTATGATAAAGCTAAGAAAGAAGAACAATCATCATCAAGCAGACCATCAGGAGGCGGTTTCCCAGGTGGTATGCCCAGTGGATTCCCCGGGGGTATGCCTGGTGCAGGCGGTTTCCCTGGAGGTATGCCAGGGGGATTTCCGGAAGGAAAGCCTGGTGCAGGCGCTGGTGGTATGCCTGGTGGTGTTGACTTTAGCAAAATATTGAACGTAAGAGTGTGAACTTAgcaaaagtttagatttttgcATGAACAAAGAAGGGATCTGATATTTTTGAGAATggctataatatttttgttgagCAGGATCCTGAGCTAATGACGGCATTTAGTGACCCAGAAGTCATGGCTGCTCTTCAAGATGGTATTATAaattactgttgatgttaatacTTCTTGGTTTGAGTTACCGTGAGgtttaagttatatatattgtgGTTGAACAGTGATGAAGAACCCTGCGAATCTAGCCAAGCATCAGGCGAACCCGAAGGTGGCTCCAGTGATTGCAAAGATGATGGGCAAGTTCGGAGGAGCacctaagtaaaaaaaaaaacagaacagcTTTTGTCTTTTGCAATTTATGTGGTAACTTCGTGAGATGAGTGATATGTTGGGGatctttttgtattttgtattttcgTTGTGAGAGAAGTTTGAACAGAAACATCACTCTTTTACAAGTTCGTTAATAATATTATCTCATGTTCGTTTTTTTACCTTCCCTAAAACCTATTAAAGGTTTGAAAGACTACAAAAGCAAATCGTTTTGTATTATGGCCATCCATAAATGGTGACACCGTTCTTTAAAGGTTGCTCTCGTCATGTCTATGAAAATTGGTGAATgttatttgaaatttcattttGACATTTCCAAAAATTCACTATATACAAGTAATGAGTATACACTTTGTGTGTGCAAAAGAATACAAGTGCACACTTTGCACTATGTCAGTAGACAACTTGGCAATTCTTAAGAGACGAATGTGTTATATTTTGTGATCCACAAATCTTCAGTGGAAATGTTTTTTCAAGGGAATTTAAAGTGATGAAGAATAAAATGAACTCTTTTGTTTAAAGTCGTTCGTTGACGAGACCAAATATATACAAGTCTTAGTGTTGACGGTTTTACGTTCCCATTTAACTTTGTCGTCGTATCATCTCATTTCAAATGATTTGACCTGATAGTCTTAAAAACAACTTTGAAGTTAAACCGACACACACTTAATTTACCGTTTGACTTATTTGAATCTTTAAGAATCTGACCACTTGTAATTTAATAGCAACTGGTAGATAAGTAAGTACATACATTTCAATTTTAAGGGATTATGAGGTTGGTGAAAAAACATGTCGTAAAGTTATTTAACCATTAATTATTTGCACTAATGAACTTGTTTTGAAGGTTAAGAAAAACCTATTCCCTAAAATTATTTTGCAGTTAAGTTACTTACTGAACACATTTTGAAAACGATATGAAATCCAAGCTGTGATACGCTAAGAGCATAATTATTGCTGAAACCGGTGCGGTTTCTTAGTAAacctttttgattttttcttcgtttgaaataaaaaaaaatttaaaaacgaacTAATCGCAGAACGCCACGTGTCAGTGAAATCCGTGAACAGTGCAATAAACACTCCAAAATTGGTCCTTATTTCATAATTTCTGTGACAGATTCTTATGTTTTTTGTGGAACCcacacaataattttttttagaacccCACTAAGGTATAATGGTGGCCTAAGATGCTTAATTCAATGGCTCTTACCGGTGTGACAACTGATTCAGCTCAGGGAGGATTGTGATGTTGATGTAAATTGAGAAATTCCTCCACATACTCAACTTAATTTGATTAGAATCATATCATCTTTGaagatcaaaaaaaaagaaatggaaaGACCAAATATATATGGTCAAAGATGAAATATACCAAAATAAGAGCCACGGCCATTCTAAGCTAAAAGGTTCAAACGTTGATGGCGAATCTTACATCATCTCGTCTTATTCGTCGAGGTTATAATAATAGTTTATTGATCATTTTCTTGTTCGTCGAGGTTAACACATAAGATTTAACGTTTATTAATTTGTATACTAATATTTATCTTAAGATTATTCATGCAtacaaatctatacaataaagagaagaaaaaaaaaatacaacacatGCGCGAGTCCGGGAGAGGACATATATAGTGTCTCAAACTCTCTAGAGTTTTATTCTAACCTAAAGTTGGACCCTGATAGCGAAAACATACATTCACATTATCTTCATACGACTTTCTTTGGATTTGGGATGGGAACATGTGAATAATTAAGTAATTAACTATACAAAACCTAACTGACTTGAACTTAATTATCTTTTCTTGACTTGGACGTATCCCCACATATACTATAGACCCCTAGACTAATGCGTAATACTTGGAAACCATGGTGCACCCTTGCTGAGTTTATATTTGCATGCATGTATGTACATGTATATATGCCACTTATGCATAAAACATGACACTAATTAATGCGTGTGTGTTGTGACT contains these protein-coding regions:
- the LOC106437614 gene encoding FAM10 family protein At4g22670-like is translated as MDATKLSELKLFIEQCKSDPSLLSTPSLSFFRDYLHSLGAKIPTAGNEEHKDSKARSFVVEEESDDDMEETEEEDEIVESDVELEGDTVEPDNDPPQKMGDASVEVTDENREAAQEAKGKAMEALSEGNFDEAIEHLTQAITLNPASAIMYGNRASVYIKLKKPNAAIRDAYAALEINPDSAKGYKARGMARAMLGEWAEAAKDLHLASTIDYDEEISAVLKKVEPNAHKLEEHRRKYDRLRKERDDKKAARDRQRRRAEAQAAYDKAKKEEQSSSSRPSGGGFPGGMPSGFPGGMPGAGGFPGGMPGGFPEGKPGAGAGGMPGGVDFSKILNDPELMTAFSDPEVMAALQDVMKNPANLAKHQANPKVAPVIAKMMGKFGGAPK